One Bradyrhizobium sp. CCGB12 genomic window carries:
- a CDS encoding acyl-CoA dehydrogenase family protein, with protein sequence MTMQVRKNIGASDKVVLDAPIFDPVAFRLSDEQAAIIARAREIGQTVFAGRAATYDREATFPTENYRDLHRVGLLGIAVPKKHGGLGANYQTYALAAAEIGRYCGATALTWNMHVCSTLWSGPLADDLDMDADTRAEHERRRAVHYKRIVEDGAIYSQPFSEGGAAAAGGVAFGTEARPVAGGWIVNGKKIFASLSGHADYYGVLCTEIEEGAKASRRNTLYLAISARSEGVSVVGDWDPLGMRGTVSRTLLFKDVFVPEDSALMPRGVYFQAAMRWPHMFLTLSPTYMGLAQAAYDFTVRYLRGEVPGMPPVKRRMYPTKQIAVAQMQIKLEQIKAIWFQAVTEARANPSKEQVLRSYAAQYSVMEGANELAALAIRTCGGQAMLRSLPLERIYRDSRCGSLMLPWTAELCLDRIGREALYEAGETDD encoded by the coding sequence ATCGCGCGCGCCCGCGAGATCGGCCAGACCGTGTTCGCGGGCCGCGCCGCGACCTACGATCGCGAGGCGACCTTCCCGACCGAGAATTATCGCGATCTGCATCGCGTCGGCCTGCTCGGCATTGCCGTCCCCAAGAAGCACGGCGGTCTCGGCGCGAACTACCAGACCTATGCCTTGGCAGCGGCCGAGATCGGCCGGTACTGCGGCGCGACCGCGCTGACCTGGAACATGCATGTCTGCTCGACCCTGTGGTCGGGCCCCCTCGCCGACGATCTCGATATGGACGCGGACACCCGCGCTGAGCACGAGCGACGGCGCGCGGTTCACTACAAGCGCATCGTCGAGGACGGTGCGATCTATTCACAGCCCTTCTCCGAAGGGGGGGCAGCGGCCGCGGGCGGCGTCGCTTTTGGCACGGAGGCAAGGCCGGTCGCGGGTGGCTGGATCGTCAACGGCAAGAAAATCTTTGCATCGCTTTCCGGTCATGCCGACTATTACGGCGTGCTCTGCACCGAGATCGAGGAAGGCGCGAAGGCATCGCGACGCAATACGCTTTATCTGGCCATCTCCGCCAGGTCGGAAGGCGTCTCCGTCGTGGGCGATTGGGATCCGCTCGGCATGCGGGGAACAGTCTCCCGGACGCTCCTGTTCAAGGACGTGTTCGTGCCGGAGGATTCCGCGCTGATGCCGCGCGGCGTCTATTTCCAGGCCGCAATGCGCTGGCCGCACATGTTCCTGACGCTGTCGCCGACCTATATGGGCCTGGCGCAAGCCGCCTACGATTTCACAGTACGGTACCTGCGCGGCGAAGTTCCGGGCATGCCGCCCGTGAAACGCAGGATGTACCCGACCAAGCAGATCGCGGTCGCGCAGATGCAGATCAAGCTCGAGCAGATCAAGGCAATCTGGTTCCAGGCCGTGACCGAAGCCCGCGCCAATCCGAGCAAGGAACAGGTTCTTCGCTCCTATGCCGCGCAATATTCGGTGATGGAGGGCGCTAATGAGCTCGCCGCGCTCGCGATCCGCACTTGCGGTGGTCAGGCCATGCTGCGGTCATTGCCGCTGGAGCGGATCTATCGCGACAGCCGCTGCGGCTCGCTGATGCTGCCCTGGACCGCCGAGCTCTGCCTCGACCGGATCGGACGCGAGGCACTGTACGAAGCCGGCGAGACGGACGACTGA